A window of the Cololabis saira isolate AMF1-May2022 chromosome 19, fColSai1.1, whole genome shotgun sequence genome harbors these coding sequences:
- the sec31b gene encoding protein transport protein Sec31A isoform X2 has protein sequence MRLKEIQRTAHQAWSPAGHHPIHLALGTSAQQLDASFDTTAAIEIFEMDFADPSLEMQLKGSLPTTNRLHSIVWVNFGMGAEGTGGRLISGSENGTLSVYDPEAIMTGADAVIGQSDKHTGPVRALDFNPFQSNLLASGANDSEIYIWDLNNFNSPMTPGAKTQPAEDISVVSWNRQVQHIMASANPSGKAVVWDLRKNEPIIKISDHSNRMHCSGMLWHPDVATQLVLASEDDRLPVIQMWDLRFATSPLKVFENHTRGILSISWSQSDSELLLSSAKDNRILCWNPNTGEVIYELPTTNQWCFDVQWCPRNPALLSTASFDGRITVYSVMGGSLKAQHQSTADKISSSFDTMDPFGTGQVLPPLQVPQPNVQDTIVPPLKKPPKWVRRPVGASFAFGGKLITFENPKLPPVQSPQPIPRQVFVSQVTTETAFLQRSRELQAALQSGLFNNYCQAKVQNAKSDAEQDIWKFLLVNFEDEARVKFLKLLGFSKDELEIKISKCLGKNFQPNGHGVDAKDLAEKMQRLSTERAEAAAEARTSGSVSPADFFSQTPKENSNFHIPVSCDADGLISQALLVGNFEGAVDLCLNDGRYAEAILLSISGGEELLKKTQQKYLSKQKNSISMLISSVVTQNWKDIVQSCELENWKEALAALLTYAHPEDFACLCDTLGSRLECEATEKRCLQACLCYICSGNIEKLVECWAVHRDCSSPLGLEDLVEKVMMLRKSIERLRNSEVLVQSPILAEKLTSYAGILAAEGSLAAAMNYLPDNSDQPTITMLRDRLFHAQGEAATPQQPPNSFNRGTVKPAPSALAAAPKAQIMSQYQPSAPPQVAAPQQPPMPSIFTPQVPPPNPGPGLPPSSHVLPPTVTGPSMRPSYPQHPATAPGFPSHQQFQPPPMSTGGLFSPTGPSMPSASLSGPQLPPSSSTHGGLPPMPSPGVPPTGFMPSTSLPSGFMPPSSQPGAPVPMYPGGLHNQGPSAPLMAAGHFAPPGSGYPQGGPGAPSVKPFAAPAVPPPPTGPQEGWNDPPTVRGGSRKKIPDNYTPPAPITAPVMGFPVEAPQPHDHTQVPPGAPQEPSVQLLHQLPAERVEQKEIPAEHMILKTTFDGLVQRCQLAAGDPQTKRKLDDAGKRLGHLYDKLREQSLSHNILNGLHEISRCVTNQHYQRALEVHTQVVSSSNFSEISAFMPILKVVITIANKLGV, from the exons ATGAGGCTGAAGGAGATCCAGAGGACTGCCCACCAGGCCTGGAGTCCTGCCGGACACCATCCCATCCACCTGGCCCTGGGGACATCAGCGCAACAGCTGGATGCTTCTTTCGACACCACAGCTGCTATAGAGATATTTGAAATGGATTTTGCTGACCCTTCTCTGGAGATGCAGCTTAAAGGGTCATTACCCACAACAAACAG GTTGCACAGTATAGTATGGGTCAATTTTGGAATGGGAGCAGAAGGCACTGGAGGGAGACTTATCAGTGGAAGCGAAAATGGCACATTGAGTGTTTATGATCCTGAGGCTATAATGACTGGTGCCGATGCAGTAATAGGACAGTCTGACAAGCATACAGGACCCGTCCGAGCACTTGATTTCAACCCTTTTCAG AGTAATCTTCTTGCATCAGGAGCAAATGATTCAGAGATTTATATCTGGGATCTAAACAATTTTAATAGTCCAATGACACCAGGGGCAAAAACACAG CCTGCTGAAGACATCAGTGTTGTGTCGTGGAACCGACAGGTTCAGCACATCATGGCCTCTGCCAACCCCAGTGGGAAAGCAGTTGTGTGGGACCTGAGAAAGAATGAGCCTATTATAAAGATCAGTGATCACAGTAACAGG ATGCACTGTTCAGGAATGCTATGGCACCCCGATGTGGCCACTCAGTTGGTATTGGCGTCTGAAGATGACCGACTGCCTGTCATCCAGATGTGGGACCTCCGCTTTGCTACATCACCTCTGAAAGTTTTCGAGAACCACACGAG GGGAATTCTGTCCATATCATGGAGCCAGTCTGACTCTGAACTCCTGCTGAGTAGTGCTAAAGACAACAGGATCCTCTGCTGGAATCCAAACACTGGAGAG GTTATTTATGAACTTCCAACAACAAATCAGTGGTGCTTTGATGTCCAGTGGTGCCCCAGGAATCCAGCCCTGCTTTCAACAGCATCATTTGATGGAAGAATCACGGTTTACTCTGTGATGGGAGGGAGCTTGAAGGCACAGCATCAAAGCACAGCTGATAAG ATCTCCTCCTCATTTGATACCATGGATCCCTTTGGCACAGGGCAGGTGTTGCCTCCCCTACAAGTCCCTCAGCCTAATGTTCAGGACACCATAGTTCCTCCGCTAAAGAAGCCCCCTAAGTGGGTGCGCAGGCCAGTGGGAGCTTCCTTTGCT TTTGGTGGAAAGCTGATAACCTTTGAGAATCCCAAGCTGCCCCCAGTGCAGAGCCCCCAACCCATCCCCAGACAAGTGTTTGTGAGCCAGGTTACCACGGAGACAGCGTTCCTCCAACGCTCCAGGGAGCTTCAGGCGGCGCTTCAGTCGGGTTTATTCAACAACTACTGCCAGGCTAAGGTTCAGAATGCCAAGTCAGACGCTGAACAGGACATATGGAAGTTCCTTCTG GTTAACTTTGAGGATGAAGCCCGTGTTAAATTCCTCAAACTTTTGGGCTTCAGCAAAGATGAATTGGAAATAAAG atttcaaaatgcttGGGGAAGAATTTTCAACCAAATGGACATGGAGTAGATGCCAAAGACCTCGCAGAAAAGATGCAGCGGCTTTCAACTGAG AGGGCTGAAGCAGCGGCTGAAGCTAGAACCTCAGGCTCTGTTTCCCCAGCAGACTTTTTCAGTCAGACCCCAAAGGAAAACTCCAACTTCCACATCCCCGTATCATGTG ATGCCGATGGTTTGATCAGCCAGGCGCTGCTGGTCGGAAACTTCGAAGGAGCTGTAGACCTGTGTCTGAATGATGGTCGCTACGCTGAAGCCATCCTTCTGTCCATCAGTGGCGGAGAAGAATTGCTCAAAAAGACTCAGCAGAAATACCTCAGCAAGCAAAAGAACAGCATTTCGATG TTAATTTCATCGGTAGTCACCCAGAACTGGAAGGACATAGTGCAAAGCTGTGAGTTGGAAAACTGGAAGGAAGCTCTAGCTGCTCTGCTGACTTATGCTCACCCTGAAGATTTTGCTTGCCTATGTG ACACCCTGGGAAGCAGGTTGGAGTGTGAGGCGACAGAGAAGCGATGCCTGCAGGCCTGCTTGTGCTACATCTGCTCTGGAAACATTGAGAAGCTCGTGGAGTGCTGGGCCGTGCATAGAGACTGCTCTTCCCCTCTTGGTCTTGAG GATCTGGTTGAAAAAGTTATGATGCTGAGAAAGTCAATCGAGCGCCTGCGCAACAGCGAGGTCCTGGTCCAGAGCCCCATCCTGGCCGAGAAGCTCACATCTTACGCTGGCATTCTGGCTGCAGAGGGAAGTTTAGCCGCTGCCATGAACTACCTGCCTGACAACTCAGACCAG CCTACGATCACGATGCTGAGAGACAGGCTGTTCCATGCTCAGGGAGAGGCTGCTACCCCACAGCAGCCTCCAAACTCATTTAATAGAGGCACAGTGAAGCCTGCTCCCTCTGCTCTGGCTGCTGCACCCAAAGCACAAATCATG AGTCAGTACCAGCCTTCTGCTCCACCTCAGGTGGCTGCGCCGCAGCAACCTCCTATGCCATCCATTTTTACCCCTCAAGTTCCTCCTCCCAACCCAGGGCCTGGTCTACCACCCTCTTCTCATGTGCTGCCCCCCACCGTAACCGGTCCCTCCATGAGGCCCTCCTACCCACAACATCCGGCTACAGCTCCAG GGTTCCCTTCTCATCAGCAATTCCAGCCTCCGCCTATGTCCACTGGGGGACTCTTCTCTCCCACAGGTCCATCTATGCCATCTGCCAGCTTATCAGGACCTCAACTACCCCCTTCATCATCGACCCATGGAGGTCTGCCTCCAATGCCCAGCCCCGGGGTGCCACCGACAGGCTTTATGCCGTCTACTTCCTTACCCTCAGGCTTCATGCCACCCAGTTCCCAACCAGGGGCCCCAGTTCCCATGTACCCAGGGGGTCTCCACAACCAGGGGCCTTCTGCACCTCTGATGGCAGCTGGCCACTTTGCTCCCCCCGGATCTGGTTATCCACAGGGAGGCCCTGGCGCTCCTTCTGTAAAGCCCTTCGCTGCTCCTGCTGTTCCACCTCCTCCTACAG GACCTCAAGAGGGCTGGAACGACCCACCGACAGTACGAGGGGGATCCAGGAAGAAG ATCCCTGATAACTATACTCCACCAGCCCCCATCACAGCTCCCGTAATGGGTTTCCCAGTGGAGGCCCCACAGCCTCACGACCACACCCAGGTCCCCCCTGGAGCTCCTCAGGAGCCCAGTGTACAG CTCCTCCATCAGCTGCCAGCAGAGAGGGTGGAGCAAAAAGAAATCCCAGCTGAGCACATGATCCTCAAAACCACCTTTGATGGCCTGGTGCAGCGCTGCCAGCTCGCAGCAGGAGACCCG caaACCAAAAGGAAGCTTGATGATGCAGGCAAGCGTTTGGGGCACCTGTACGATAAGCTGAGAGAGCAGTCG CTTTCTCATAACATCCTGAACGGGCTCCATGAGATCAGTCGCTGTGTGACGAACCAACACTACCAGCGGGCCCTGGAGGTCCACACTCAGGTGGTCAGCAGCAGCAACTTCAGCGAGATCTCTGCCTTCATGCCCATCCTCAAAGTGGTCATAACCATTGCCAACAAGCTGGGTGTCTAA
- the sec31b gene encoding protein transport protein Sec31A isoform X1 yields MRLKEIQRTAHQAWSPAGHHPIHLALGTSAQQLDASFDTTAAIEIFEMDFADPSLEMQLKGSLPTTNRLHSIVWVNFGMGAEGTGGRLISGSENGTLSVYDPEAIMTGADAVIGQSDKHTGPVRALDFNPFQSNLLASGANDSEIYIWDLNNFNSPMTPGAKTQPAEDISVVSWNRQVQHIMASANPSGKAVVWDLRKNEPIIKISDHSNRMHCSGMLWHPDVATQLVLASEDDRLPVIQMWDLRFATSPLKVFENHTRGILSISWSQSDSELLLSSAKDNRILCWNPNTGEVIYELPTTNQWCFDVQWCPRNPALLSTASFDGRITVYSVMGGSLKAQHQSTADKISSSFDTMDPFGTGQVLPPLQVPQPNVQDTIVPPLKKPPKWVRRPVGASFAFGGKLITFENPKLPPVQSPQPIPRQVFVSQVTTETAFLQRSRELQAALQSGLFNNYCQAKVQNAKSDAEQDIWKFLLVNFEDEARVKFLKLLGFSKDELEIKISKCLGKNFQPNGHGVDAKDLAEKMQRLSTERAEAAAEARTSGSVSPADFFSQTPKENSNFHIPVSCDADGLISQALLVGNFEGAVDLCLNDGRYAEAILLSISGGEELLKKTQQKYLSKQKNSISMLISSVVTQNWKDIVQSCELENWKEALAALLTYAHPEDFACLCDTLGSRLECEATEKRCLQACLCYICSGNIEKLVECWAVHRDCSSPLGLEDLVEKVMMLRKSIERLRNSEVLVQSPILAEKLTSYAGILAAEGSLAAAMNYLPDNSDQPTITMLRDRLFHAQGEAATPQQPPNSFNRGTVKPAPSALAAAPKAQIMSQYQPSAPPQVAAPQQPPMPSIFTPQVPPPNPGPGLPPSSHVLPPTVTGPSMRPSYPQHPATAPGFPSHQQFQPPPMSTGGLFSPTGPSMPSASLSGPQLPPSSSTHGGLPPMPSPGVPPTGFMPSTSLPSGFMPPSSQPGAPVPMYPGGLHNQGPSAPLMAAGHFAPPGSGYPQGGPGAPSVKPFAAPAVPPPPTGYFPWLNSLCDDQGPQEGWNDPPTVRGGSRKKIPDNYTPPAPITAPVMGFPVEAPQPHDHTQVPPGAPQEPSVQLLHQLPAERVEQKEIPAEHMILKTTFDGLVQRCQLAAGDPQTKRKLDDAGKRLGHLYDKLREQSLSHNILNGLHEISRCVTNQHYQRALEVHTQVVSSSNFSEISAFMPILKVVITIANKLGV; encoded by the exons ATGAGGCTGAAGGAGATCCAGAGGACTGCCCACCAGGCCTGGAGTCCTGCCGGACACCATCCCATCCACCTGGCCCTGGGGACATCAGCGCAACAGCTGGATGCTTCTTTCGACACCACAGCTGCTATAGAGATATTTGAAATGGATTTTGCTGACCCTTCTCTGGAGATGCAGCTTAAAGGGTCATTACCCACAACAAACAG GTTGCACAGTATAGTATGGGTCAATTTTGGAATGGGAGCAGAAGGCACTGGAGGGAGACTTATCAGTGGAAGCGAAAATGGCACATTGAGTGTTTATGATCCTGAGGCTATAATGACTGGTGCCGATGCAGTAATAGGACAGTCTGACAAGCATACAGGACCCGTCCGAGCACTTGATTTCAACCCTTTTCAG AGTAATCTTCTTGCATCAGGAGCAAATGATTCAGAGATTTATATCTGGGATCTAAACAATTTTAATAGTCCAATGACACCAGGGGCAAAAACACAG CCTGCTGAAGACATCAGTGTTGTGTCGTGGAACCGACAGGTTCAGCACATCATGGCCTCTGCCAACCCCAGTGGGAAAGCAGTTGTGTGGGACCTGAGAAAGAATGAGCCTATTATAAAGATCAGTGATCACAGTAACAGG ATGCACTGTTCAGGAATGCTATGGCACCCCGATGTGGCCACTCAGTTGGTATTGGCGTCTGAAGATGACCGACTGCCTGTCATCCAGATGTGGGACCTCCGCTTTGCTACATCACCTCTGAAAGTTTTCGAGAACCACACGAG GGGAATTCTGTCCATATCATGGAGCCAGTCTGACTCTGAACTCCTGCTGAGTAGTGCTAAAGACAACAGGATCCTCTGCTGGAATCCAAACACTGGAGAG GTTATTTATGAACTTCCAACAACAAATCAGTGGTGCTTTGATGTCCAGTGGTGCCCCAGGAATCCAGCCCTGCTTTCAACAGCATCATTTGATGGAAGAATCACGGTTTACTCTGTGATGGGAGGGAGCTTGAAGGCACAGCATCAAAGCACAGCTGATAAG ATCTCCTCCTCATTTGATACCATGGATCCCTTTGGCACAGGGCAGGTGTTGCCTCCCCTACAAGTCCCTCAGCCTAATGTTCAGGACACCATAGTTCCTCCGCTAAAGAAGCCCCCTAAGTGGGTGCGCAGGCCAGTGGGAGCTTCCTTTGCT TTTGGTGGAAAGCTGATAACCTTTGAGAATCCCAAGCTGCCCCCAGTGCAGAGCCCCCAACCCATCCCCAGACAAGTGTTTGTGAGCCAGGTTACCACGGAGACAGCGTTCCTCCAACGCTCCAGGGAGCTTCAGGCGGCGCTTCAGTCGGGTTTATTCAACAACTACTGCCAGGCTAAGGTTCAGAATGCCAAGTCAGACGCTGAACAGGACATATGGAAGTTCCTTCTG GTTAACTTTGAGGATGAAGCCCGTGTTAAATTCCTCAAACTTTTGGGCTTCAGCAAAGATGAATTGGAAATAAAG atttcaaaatgcttGGGGAAGAATTTTCAACCAAATGGACATGGAGTAGATGCCAAAGACCTCGCAGAAAAGATGCAGCGGCTTTCAACTGAG AGGGCTGAAGCAGCGGCTGAAGCTAGAACCTCAGGCTCTGTTTCCCCAGCAGACTTTTTCAGTCAGACCCCAAAGGAAAACTCCAACTTCCACATCCCCGTATCATGTG ATGCCGATGGTTTGATCAGCCAGGCGCTGCTGGTCGGAAACTTCGAAGGAGCTGTAGACCTGTGTCTGAATGATGGTCGCTACGCTGAAGCCATCCTTCTGTCCATCAGTGGCGGAGAAGAATTGCTCAAAAAGACTCAGCAGAAATACCTCAGCAAGCAAAAGAACAGCATTTCGATG TTAATTTCATCGGTAGTCACCCAGAACTGGAAGGACATAGTGCAAAGCTGTGAGTTGGAAAACTGGAAGGAAGCTCTAGCTGCTCTGCTGACTTATGCTCACCCTGAAGATTTTGCTTGCCTATGTG ACACCCTGGGAAGCAGGTTGGAGTGTGAGGCGACAGAGAAGCGATGCCTGCAGGCCTGCTTGTGCTACATCTGCTCTGGAAACATTGAGAAGCTCGTGGAGTGCTGGGCCGTGCATAGAGACTGCTCTTCCCCTCTTGGTCTTGAG GATCTGGTTGAAAAAGTTATGATGCTGAGAAAGTCAATCGAGCGCCTGCGCAACAGCGAGGTCCTGGTCCAGAGCCCCATCCTGGCCGAGAAGCTCACATCTTACGCTGGCATTCTGGCTGCAGAGGGAAGTTTAGCCGCTGCCATGAACTACCTGCCTGACAACTCAGACCAG CCTACGATCACGATGCTGAGAGACAGGCTGTTCCATGCTCAGGGAGAGGCTGCTACCCCACAGCAGCCTCCAAACTCATTTAATAGAGGCACAGTGAAGCCTGCTCCCTCTGCTCTGGCTGCTGCACCCAAAGCACAAATCATG AGTCAGTACCAGCCTTCTGCTCCACCTCAGGTGGCTGCGCCGCAGCAACCTCCTATGCCATCCATTTTTACCCCTCAAGTTCCTCCTCCCAACCCAGGGCCTGGTCTACCACCCTCTTCTCATGTGCTGCCCCCCACCGTAACCGGTCCCTCCATGAGGCCCTCCTACCCACAACATCCGGCTACAGCTCCAG GGTTCCCTTCTCATCAGCAATTCCAGCCTCCGCCTATGTCCACTGGGGGACTCTTCTCTCCCACAGGTCCATCTATGCCATCTGCCAGCTTATCAGGACCTCAACTACCCCCTTCATCATCGACCCATGGAGGTCTGCCTCCAATGCCCAGCCCCGGGGTGCCACCGACAGGCTTTATGCCGTCTACTTCCTTACCCTCAGGCTTCATGCCACCCAGTTCCCAACCAGGGGCCCCAGTTCCCATGTACCCAGGGGGTCTCCACAACCAGGGGCCTTCTGCACCTCTGATGGCAGCTGGCCACTTTGCTCCCCCCGGATCTGGTTATCCACAGGGAGGCCCTGGCGCTCCTTCTGTAAAGCCCTTCGCTGCTCCTGCTGTTCCACCTCCTCCTACAG GATACTTTCCTTGGCTGAATTCCCTGTGTGATGATCAAG GACCTCAAGAGGGCTGGAACGACCCACCGACAGTACGAGGGGGATCCAGGAAGAAG ATCCCTGATAACTATACTCCACCAGCCCCCATCACAGCTCCCGTAATGGGTTTCCCAGTGGAGGCCCCACAGCCTCACGACCACACCCAGGTCCCCCCTGGAGCTCCTCAGGAGCCCAGTGTACAG CTCCTCCATCAGCTGCCAGCAGAGAGGGTGGAGCAAAAAGAAATCCCAGCTGAGCACATGATCCTCAAAACCACCTTTGATGGCCTGGTGCAGCGCTGCCAGCTCGCAGCAGGAGACCCG caaACCAAAAGGAAGCTTGATGATGCAGGCAAGCGTTTGGGGCACCTGTACGATAAGCTGAGAGAGCAGTCG CTTTCTCATAACATCCTGAACGGGCTCCATGAGATCAGTCGCTGTGTGACGAACCAACACTACCAGCGGGCCCTGGAGGTCCACACTCAGGTGGTCAGCAGCAGCAACTTCAGCGAGATCTCTGCCTTCATGCCCATCCTCAAAGTGGTCATAACCATTGCCAACAAGCTGGGTGTCTAA
- the ndufb8 gene encoding NADH dehydrogenase [ubiquinone] 1 beta subcomplex subunit 8, mitochondrial translates to MAGVGFRRWAGALVKGKGPGVTAVLSASRAASSASKGGLPGPFPQTPEERAAAAKKYNIRAEDYEPYPDQGMGFGDYPKLPDRSQHERDPWYQWDHPDLRRNWGEPMHWDFDMYLRNRVDTSPSPVPWSTMCKQLFGFIGFMLFMFYLGEKFPAYQPVGPKQYPYNNLYLERGGDPEKEPEEVKSYEI, encoded by the exons ATGGCAGGTGTTGGTTTCCGACGGTGGGCCGGAGCCCTCGTCAAGGGGAAAGGTCCCGGCGTTACGGCCGTTCTGTCGGCAAGCAGAGCAG CCTCTAGTGCGTCAAAGGGCGGCCTGCCTGGTCCGTTCCCGCAGACCCCCGAGGAGAGAGCTGCGGCTGCGAAGAAGTACAACATCAGGGCGGAGGACTACGAGCCGTACCCCGACCAGGGCATGGG ATTCGGAGACTATCCAAAACTACCAGATCGGTCCCAGCATGAGAGGGATCCCTGGTACCAGTGGGACCATCCCGACCTGAGGAGGAACTGGGGAGAGCCG ATGCACTGGGATTTTGACATGTACCTCCGGAACCGGGTGGATACGTCTCCCAGCCCTGTGCCATGGTCCACAATGTGTAAACAACTGTTCGGTTTTATTGGGTTCATGTTGTTTATGTTTTACCTGGGAGAGAAATTCCCAGCCTACCAACCTGTT GGTCCTAAGCAATATCCCTACAACAACCTGTACttggagagaggaggagatCCTGAAAAAGAACCTGAGGAAGTTAAAAGTTATGAAATCTGA
- the gpx9 gene encoding glutathione peroxidase 9: MANTSVYDFSAETLDGQQIPLSSYKDKVLLIVNVATFUGSTIEEYHRMNALMEMYGDLNFIVLGFPCNQFGLQSPEENHEALNILKYVRPGGGFVPKFPIFGKIEVNGLNEEPLFTFLKDYLPFVNPVIGDIKKLYWSPIKVNDIRWNFERFLITADGIPFKRYDLHCPIENVEKDIAELL; the protein is encoded by the exons ATGGCGAATACATCAGTCTATGATTTCTCTGCGGAGACTCTGGATGGACAGCAGATTCCACTCAGCAGCTACAAGGATAAAGTACTTCTCATCGTGAATGTTGCCACTTTCTGAGGGTCAACAATAGAGGAG TACCACCGAATGAATGCACTGATGGAAATGTATGGTGACCTCAACTTCATTGTGTTAGGATTCCCCTGCaaccagtttggtcttcagtcACCTG AAGAGAATCATGAAGCCCTCAATATTCTGAAGTATGTGAGACCAGGTGGTGGGTTTGTGCCAAAGTTTCCTATCTTTGGAAAGATAGAGGTGAATGGGTTAAATGAAGAGCCTCTTTTCACATTTCTGAAG GATTATCTGCCATTTGTGAATCCTGTTATTGGAGACATAAAGAAGCTCTACTGGTCTCCAATCAAAGTCAATGACATTAGATGGAATTTTGAGAGATTTCTCATTACTGCAGATGGCATACCCTTCAAAAG GTATGACCTTCACTGCCCCATTGAGAATGTGGAGAAGGACATTGCAGAACTTCTCTGA